The Methanobacterium lacus genome includes a region encoding these proteins:
- a CDS encoding precorrin-2 dehydrogenase/sirohydrochlorin ferrochelatase family protein: MGWTPLYLNMADKKVLIVGSGEVGSRRCERFLDAGAKVVLIGDHVNDDLVQLGAIVKSIDELGLWIDWADIVVAASGDHELNNRVGEMSGDKLINRADNPNDGNLIVPSSFFIGDVQICIFTGGKSPLMSKELRKKIQKVIKPEDIYQLELQYYARNILKQNIDDQKIRREYLYKILEDLKIKELLNKGDLESAKKHASTIIDTIDQA, encoded by the coding sequence ATGGGTTGGACTCCTCTCTACCTCAACATGGCAGATAAAAAAGTTTTGATTGTAGGTTCAGGAGAGGTTGGATCCAGACGATGTGAAAGATTTTTAGATGCTGGCGCCAAAGTTGTTTTGATTGGAGATCATGTGAATGATGATCTTGTTCAACTTGGAGCCATTGTAAAATCCATTGATGAACTTGGTCTGTGGATTGACTGGGCAGATATTGTTGTTGCAGCTTCTGGAGATCATGAATTAAATAACAGGGTTGGAGAAATGTCCGGAGATAAGTTAATTAACCGGGCAGACAATCCAAATGATGGGAATCTCATTGTACCATCATCTTTTTTCATAGGCGATGTACAAATATGTATATTTACAGGTGGGAAGAGCCCCCTCATGTCAAAGGAGTTAAGAAAAAAGATCCAAAAAGTAATAAAACCTGAGGATATATACCAACTCGAACTACAATACTATGCTAGAAATATCTTAAAACAAAATATTGATGATCAGAAAATTCGAAGGGAATATCTTTACAAAATTTTAGAGGATCTAAAAATTAAAGAACTGTTAAACAAAGGCGATTTGGAATCTGCCAAAAAACATGCATCTACGATCATAGATACCATTGATCAAGCTTGA
- a CDS encoding DUF4013 domain-containing protein, with translation MGRMSIKDIIIDSLKYSASDLKILLLLGIVLVIADLGDELSFLGDISNTVKFTIFVLVVLIAIFESGYVFRIIEDTIKGSSSLPKLNEFRRMFIHGLSEIILIFIYFIVPVALVMVLYVYFFVGDNIDDLSVLSGLILLIIICFAMVILSLFPAVMLHRANNNTDIRSSFDIPAIYHKIRRVGFKRLIIVYSAIILLVAIIRAVIVPDIEGIVPLIIGIISDMLIAPYLLIFTSRVLGLLDN, from the coding sequence ATGGGGCGAATGAGTATTAAGGATATAATAATCGATTCATTGAAATATTCTGCCTCGGACTTGAAGATTCTTCTTTTGTTGGGAATTGTACTGGTTATTGCAGATCTTGGTGATGAACTTTCCTTTCTTGGAGATATATCAAATACAGTTAAATTCACAATATTTGTTCTGGTTGTTTTAATTGCAATTTTTGAATCGGGATACGTGTTCAGAATAATAGAAGATACAATCAAGGGATCCAGTAGTTTACCCAAACTCAATGAATTTAGGCGAATGTTCATTCATGGATTGAGTGAAATCATACTGATCTTTATCTACTTCATAGTTCCAGTTGCACTGGTCATGGTTTTATACGTGTACTTCTTCGTTGGTGACAATATTGACGACTTATCTGTTCTTTCAGGACTGATACTACTCATCATAATATGTTTTGCAATGGTTATACTCTCCTTGTTCCCGGCTGTAATGCTTCACAGGGCTAATAATAACACTGATATCAGATCAAGTTTTGATATTCCTGCAATTTACCACAAAATCCGTAGAGTGGGATTTAAAAGACTGATAATTGTATATTCTGCTATTATTCTCTTGGTTGCAATCATAAGGGCAGTTATTGTACCTGACATAGAGGGGATCGTACCATTAATCATAGGAATTATCTCGGATATGTTAATAGCGCCTTACTTGTTGATATTCACATCAAGGGTACTGGGATTGCTCGATAATTAA
- a CDS encoding AAA family ATPase, translated as MKLNNITPDPLVSDKKSLKNINEPNEDAKLVVLQSIGYPFLCNLVENPKIEIFDKELFELYAKEQWEGSVVYEGSFLFDQKLLPDFAFKIVKAHPDNSKITSKTSILLVEVPESAEIKKIESSVKMEDVIGQERAKTKCKIITMYLKEPEKFKEWAPRNVLFHGTPGTGKTMLAKSLSNELNVPLYLVKATSLIGEHVGDGARQIHELFEMAAANAPSVIFIDEMDAIGLDRKFQSLRGDVSEVVNALLTEMDGIDHHNGVVTIGATNNPHLIDFAIRSRFEEEIEFTLPDEKDRKAILELYIETLPLKTDFNIEKLVKCTKGMSGRDIKDRVLKVALHKAIFEDQEIITWGHCKYALKQHKIKLNEPKGMFA; from the coding sequence GTGAAACTGAATAATATAACTCCTGATCCTTTGGTATCAGACAAAAAATCATTAAAAAATATTAATGAACCTAATGAGGATGCTAAATTAGTTGTTCTCCAATCAATTGGCTATCCTTTCCTATGTAACTTGGTTGAAAATCCCAAGATAGAAATATTCGACAAAGAACTCTTTGAATTGTATGCAAAGGAACAGTGGGAGGGATCTGTGGTCTACGAAGGATCTTTCCTGTTTGACCAGAAGCTACTACCTGACTTTGCATTTAAAATAGTCAAGGCCCATCCAGATAACTCCAAGATCACCTCAAAAACATCCATACTTTTGGTGGAGGTACCAGAATCAGCGGAGATCAAGAAAATAGAATCCAGCGTCAAGATGGAAGATGTTATAGGTCAAGAAAGGGCAAAAACCAAATGTAAAATTATCACCATGTACTTGAAGGAACCTGAAAAATTCAAGGAATGGGCACCAAGAAATGTTCTCTTCCATGGAACTCCGGGAACAGGAAAAACCATGCTTGCAAAATCCCTTTCAAACGAACTAAATGTTCCGCTGTATTTGGTGAAGGCCACAAGTTTGATAGGTGAACATGTTGGTGATGGTGCAAGACAGATACATGAACTATTTGAAATGGCGGCTGCAAATGCACCTTCAGTTATTTTCATAGATGAAATGGATGCAATAGGGCTTGATCGAAAGTTCCAATCGTTAAGGGGTGATGTTTCAGAAGTTGTGAATGCTCTTCTTACAGAGATGGACGGCATAGATCACCACAATGGAGTGGTAACCATAGGTGCTACCAACAACCCTCATTTGATTGACTTTGCAATCAGAAGCAGATTTGAAGAAGAAATAGAATTCACACTGCCTGATGAGAAGGACAGAAAAGCAATTCTTGAACTTTACATAGAAACACTGCCGCTTAAAACAGATTTTAATATTGAAAAACTTGTTAAATGTACAAAGGGCATGTCAGGTAGAGATATTAAGGACAGGGTTTTGAAGGTTGCACTCCACAAGGCCATATTCGAAGACCAGGAGATAATAACATGGGGTCACTGTAAGTACGCCTTAAAGCAACACAAAATTAAATTGAATGAACCTAAGGGAATGTTTGCCTAA
- the atwA gene encoding methyl coenzyme M reductase system, component A2, whose translation MSFIELKNVTKSFNDVKILKNLNMTIDEGKVLGILGRSGSGKSVLINMLRGMKEYRPDDGQILYTVAICPECLRVEPPSAAGKICGCGCGCEFELKTIDFWNSERQVFAAIKRRISIMLQRTFALYEDDTVIDNVLKSITGHDEEESTYMAIDLIEMAQMAHRITHIARDLSGGEKQRVVLARQIAKEPMIFLADEPTGTLDPKTAELLHQALIEGVKNKGTTMIITSHWPEVMKKLSDHVIWLEKGEIIVEGDPDTVVKKFMDQVPLPEKKEVYKTGGPIIKMEGVKKHYYSIERGVVKAVDGIDLEVGESEIFGIVGLSGAGKTTLSRILYGLTEPSSGNIEVKLGENWIDMTQKGPFGRGRVIPYLGILHQEYSLYPHRNVLGNLTEAISLELPAEFAKMKAIYVLKAVGFDEEYADSLLTKYPDELSGGERHRVALAQVLIKEPNIIILDEPTGTMDPITRVQVTDSIQRARDELNQTFVIISHDMDFVLDVCDRAALMRGGKILKIGDPVEIVEDLTPKEKEKMLTEE comes from the coding sequence ATGTCATTTATAGAACTTAAAAATGTCACAAAATCTTTTAACGATGTTAAAATCTTGAAAAATTTGAATATGACCATAGATGAAGGAAAAGTTTTGGGTATCCTTGGAAGGAGTGGCTCTGGAAAATCTGTACTCATAAACATGCTCCGTGGAATGAAAGAATACCGACCCGATGATGGCCAAATTTTGTATACAGTTGCAATTTGTCCGGAGTGTCTCAGGGTTGAACCTCCATCTGCAGCTGGAAAGATCTGTGGATGTGGGTGCGGATGTGAATTTGAATTAAAAACTATTGATTTCTGGAATAGTGAAAGGCAGGTATTTGCTGCAATTAAGCGCAGAATTTCCATCATGCTTCAAAGAACCTTCGCACTTTATGAAGATGATACTGTCATAGATAACGTTTTAAAATCAATAACTGGTCACGATGAAGAAGAAAGTACTTACATGGCAATTGATCTAATTGAAATGGCTCAAATGGCCCACAGAATTACACATATTGCCCGAGATCTCAGTGGTGGTGAAAAACAGAGGGTTGTGCTTGCAAGACAAATAGCCAAAGAACCTATGATATTCTTGGCTGATGAACCCACAGGTACACTCGACCCTAAAACAGCTGAACTGCTTCATCAAGCTTTGATCGAAGGGGTAAAAAATAAGGGTACTACCATGATCATCACCTCCCACTGGCCAGAAGTAATGAAAAAATTGTCAGACCATGTAATCTGGCTTGAAAAGGGAGAAATTATAGTTGAAGGAGATCCCGATACTGTTGTTAAAAAGTTCATGGATCAGGTTCCACTACCAGAGAAAAAGGAAGTCTACAAAACTGGAGGGCCCATAATAAAGATGGAAGGAGTGAAAAAGCACTACTACTCCATTGAAAGGGGTGTTGTGAAAGCTGTTGACGGAATTGATCTGGAAGTTGGGGAAAGTGAGATATTTGGAATTGTTGGTTTAAGCGGAGCCGGAAAAACCACACTGTCCAGAATATTGTATGGATTGACTGAACCCAGTAGCGGGAACATTGAAGTTAAATTAGGAGAAAACTGGATCGACATGACACAAAAAGGTCCCTTTGGTAGAGGCCGTGTAATTCCTTACCTTGGAATTTTACACCAAGAGTACAGTTTATATCCCCACAGAAACGTGCTAGGAAATCTAACTGAGGCCATAAGTCTCGAACTTCCAGCAGAATTCGCGAAGATGAAAGCTATTTATGTTTTAAAGGCTGTTGGTTTTGATGAAGAATATGCCGACAGTTTACTTACTAAATATCCTGATGAACTTAGTGGAGGAGAACGCCACAGAGTAGCTTTAGCCCAAGTGTTGATCAAGGAACCTAACATCATTATTTTAGATGAACCTACAGGTACCATGGATCCCATAACAAGGGTTCAAGTTACAGATTCAATTCAGAGGGCTAGGGACGAACTCAACCAAACATTCGTAATCATATCACACGATATGGATTTCGTGTTGGATGTTTGTGACAGAGCTGCACTCATGCGTGGTGGAAAAATTTTAAAAATAGGCGATCCAGTGGAAATTGTCGAAGATTTAACTCCAAAAGAAAAAGAAAAGATGCTTACGGAGGAATAA
- a CDS encoding NAD(P)/FAD-dependent oxidoreductase encodes MIHKFKIQVNSMEEYDIIIVGAGPAGLTAGIYAGREGLKSAVIEKNLRGGNANTAPVILNYPGYKSIPGMELLKKIAEQAEKYTEIKENEEIKKIEKIDGKFKIESSKNEYLTKSLIFCSGTTYRKIGVAGEEEYVGRGISYCSICDGMLFKGRDVVVVGGGNSAAEHALHLNDIGVNVKLIHRRGELRAQKYLQEKLKEEGIPILWNTTLKEIKGNMFIESVVLYNSKTKQEQELKVNGIFIAVGEVPNSQIANDLGVEIDDLNYIVADRDQKTNIPGVYTAGDITGGVNQLVVACGEGAVAAVNAYNYIKRTE; translated from the coding sequence ATAATTCATAAATTCAAAATTCAGGTGAATAGTATGGAAGAATACGATATCATCATAGTAGGTGCAGGTCCAGCAGGCTTAACTGCAGGTATCTATGCAGGCAGAGAAGGTTTAAAATCTGCTGTAATTGAGAAAAATCTTAGAGGTGGTAATGCAAATACGGCTCCGGTCATCTTAAATTACCCCGGTTACAAATCAATTCCCGGCATGGAACTCCTGAAGAAGATAGCTGAACAAGCAGAAAAGTACACTGAGATCAAAGAGAACGAGGAAATAAAGAAAATTGAGAAAATTGATGGAAAATTCAAGATTGAAAGCTCCAAAAATGAATATTTAACCAAATCCTTGATATTCTGCTCAGGAACAACCTACCGTAAGATTGGAGTTGCAGGGGAAGAGGAATATGTTGGGCGAGGAATTTCATACTGTTCAATATGCGACGGTATGTTATTCAAGGGCAGGGATGTTGTTGTTGTAGGTGGGGGAAACTCTGCAGCAGAGCACGCACTTCACCTAAATGATATCGGGGTGAATGTTAAATTAATTCACCGAAGGGGAGAACTTCGAGCTCAAAAGTACCTTCAAGAGAAACTTAAGGAAGAAGGTATACCAATCCTATGGAACACAACTTTAAAGGAAATTAAGGGAAACATGTTTATTGAAAGTGTTGTGCTGTACAACAGTAAAACCAAACAAGAACAGGAATTGAAGGTTAATGGAATATTTATAGCGGTTGGAGAAGTACCAAACAGCCAAATTGCAAATGATCTGGGTGTTGAAATTGATGATTTGAACTACATCGTAGCAGACAGGGATCAAAAAACCAACATTCCCGGAGTTTACACAGCGGGGGACATTACTGGCGGTGTAAATCAGTTGGTTGTAGCATGTGGAGAAGGTGCAGTTGCAGCAGTTAACGCCTACAACTATATCAAAAGGACGGAGTAA
- a CDS encoding TIM barrel protein, translating into MKVRFGPAGRPINFSGNAKDACAYIKAEGLDAYEYQATYGVKISQSSAKDLKSSSKSENVLVSMHAPYYINLSSNKDDVIERSIQRLVQSAKAAEWMGAYRIVFHPGFYTTYTPEEALIRCKNAVTDILDELDSLGVKDFCFAPETTGKKSQLGNLDEIIELCRSFDKFQPTVDFAHVHARNGGGIASRDDYAGIFEKLENELGINCLHSHFTHIEYTDAGERKHHILGDHNYGPPLKPFIEEIIECGWKVTVICESPLIDQDAIVMKDLYKDLVKLE; encoded by the coding sequence ATGAAAGTACGTTTTGGACCTGCAGGTCGCCCCATAAATTTTTCAGGCAATGCTAAAGATGCATGTGCTTATATTAAAGCTGAAGGTCTGGATGCATATGAGTATCAAGCTACCTATGGAGTTAAAATATCCCAAAGCTCTGCAAAAGATCTTAAAAGCAGTTCCAAATCTGAAAATGTTTTGGTTTCAATGCATGCTCCATATTACATTAACTTATCCTCAAACAAGGACGATGTAATTGAAAGATCCATCCAACGACTTGTACAATCTGCAAAGGCTGCTGAATGGATGGGTGCCTACAGAATTGTATTTCATCCAGGATTCTACACCACATACACGCCTGAAGAGGCATTAATTAGGTGTAAAAATGCGGTAACAGATATTTTGGATGAGCTGGACTCTTTGGGTGTGAAAGATTTTTGCTTCGCACCTGAAACAACTGGTAAAAAGTCTCAACTTGGAAACTTGGATGAAATAATTGAACTGTGCAGATCATTTGATAAATTCCAGCCCACCGTAGATTTTGCCCATGTTCATGCTAGAAATGGGGGTGGAATAGCCTCTAGGGATGATTATGCCGGGATATTTGAAAAACTCGAAAATGAACTGGGAATAAATTGTTTACATTCCCATTTCACCCATATAGAATACACTGATGCCGGTGAGAGAAAACACCATATTCTAGGTGATCATAACTATGGACCACCTCTGAAACCATTTATCGAAGAAATTATAGAATGTGGATGGAAGGTTACAGTTATATGTGAGAGTCCACTAATTGATCAAGATGCGATAGTGATGAAGGATCTCTACAAAGACTTAGTAAAATTAGAATAA
- a CDS encoding methanogenesis marker 9 domain-containing protein: protein MAWEDSPSHVCRGGDKRALSFCCPPVKPCPVIYALEDAELTAQKYVEIKEKFAEETKLGQGEGTCFGSLVWCCKPSKPCPLRDMVMRRIDMSVDEYMDLKKQLSEQLVGQPESNTKESVVALAETFNVTGEEAFKVLKECDNDVKKAAKLLKMKDLEL, encoded by the coding sequence ATGGCATGGGAAGATTCACCATCACACGTATGCAGGGGAGGGGACAAACGTGCATTATCATTTTGTTGTCCACCAGTTAAACCCTGTCCAGTAATATACGCACTTGAAGATGCAGAACTGACTGCACAAAAATACGTAGAAATCAAAGAGAAATTTGCAGAAGAAACCAAACTTGGTCAAGGAGAAGGAACCTGTTTCGGTTCACTTGTATGGTGTTGTAAACCTTCAAAACCCTGCCCATTAAGGGACATGGTTATGAGAAGGATCGATATGAGTGTTGATGAATACATGGACCTTAAAAAACAGTTATCCGAACAATTAGTAGGACAACCAGAATCAAACACCAAGGAAAGTGTTGTTGCACTTGCTGAAACCTTCAACGTCACAGGAGAAGAAGCATTCAAAGTATTAAAGGAATGCGATAACGACGTTAAAAAAGCAGCTAAACTGCTTAAAATGAAAGATTTGGAGTTATAG
- the hemA gene encoding glutamyl-tRNA reductase, which produces MILNIRVDHKTADINQMEKSSEQLGIVFKEIITNYDVREYVELKTCNRAEIYLVLNEHPDKRLIENFVTDFDDDAIEHLLRLSSGLESMIIGEDQILGQIKDAKNRSVKDGCCGQMLETIFTKAVHVGQVVRKKTKINEGSLSIGSAAVELAENVHGDLKCKKVLVIGAGKMGTLVAKALVEKKLKAIVVANRTHDRAVELARELGGSAIHFDKLDEAIKDADVVISATGAPHPILTRDKISDVVPSENLSTMVMVDIANPRDIEEEVAELGVKLFNIDDLRSIAQRSREMRQAEACDAEEIVAEEMILLKRSIKQLEVEPIISKIRISAENIRKLETQKAFKMLGDMNGNEKVVDNLTKVVVERIFNDVIRNLKKAAENGDETTIKAAEALFNNQVADAKFKNFDSN; this is translated from the coding sequence TTGATTCTAAATATCAGGGTTGATCATAAAACCGCAGACATCAACCAGATGGAAAAATCAAGCGAACAACTCGGGATCGTGTTCAAAGAGATCATTACAAATTATGATGTGCGTGAATATGTGGAGTTAAAAACTTGTAACCGTGCAGAAATATATTTGGTGTTAAATGAACACCCTGATAAACGTTTAATAGAAAATTTTGTTACTGATTTTGATGATGATGCCATTGAACACCTTCTGAGACTTTCTTCGGGTTTAGAATCCATGATCATTGGGGAAGATCAGATACTCGGGCAGATAAAGGATGCCAAAAATAGGAGTGTCAAAGATGGGTGTTGTGGTCAAATGCTTGAAACCATCTTTACAAAAGCTGTTCATGTAGGGCAAGTTGTTCGTAAGAAGACTAAAATTAATGAAGGGTCATTATCCATTGGATCTGCTGCTGTTGAACTTGCAGAAAATGTGCATGGTGACCTTAAATGCAAGAAGGTTTTGGTTATTGGTGCAGGTAAAATGGGAACTCTGGTTGCCAAGGCACTGGTTGAAAAAAAATTGAAAGCCATAGTTGTTGCCAACAGAACACATGACAGGGCTGTTGAACTTGCAAGGGAACTCGGTGGATCAGCAATACATTTTGATAAACTCGATGAAGCAATTAAAGATGCTGATGTTGTTATAAGTGCAACAGGGGCACCTCACCCCATATTAACCCGAGATAAAATTTCGGACGTGGTTCCAAGCGAAAATCTTTCAACCATGGTGATGGTTGATATCGCAAATCCCCGTGACATCGAAGAAGAAGTGGCAGAACTGGGAGTTAAACTCTTTAACATCGACGATTTAAGAAGCATAGCACAAAGAAGTCGTGAAATGAGGCAAGCTGAAGCATGTGATGCTGAGGAGATCGTGGCAGAAGAGATGATCCTGTTGAAGAGATCCATTAAACAACTTGAAGTTGAACCTATAATATCTAAAATAAGAATTTCTGCCGAAAATATTAGGAAGTTAGAGACTCAAAAAGCTTTTAAGATGTTGGGGGATATGAACGGCAATGAAAAAGTTGTTGACAACCTTACCAAAGTCGTTGTGGAAAGAATTTTTAACGATGTTATTAGAAATCTTAAAAAAGCCGCAGAAAATGGGGATGAAACCACCATAAAAGCTGCTGAAGCCCTTTTTAACAACCAAGTTGCCGATGCTAAATTCAAAAACTTTGATTCAAATTAA